A window from Drosophila kikkawai strain 14028-0561.14 chromosome 2L, DkikHiC1v2, whole genome shotgun sequence encodes these proteins:
- the wg gene encoding protein wingless, with the protein MDISYIFVICLMALCSGGSGFSPVEGKQKSGRGRGSMWWGIAKVGEPNNITPIMYMDPAIHSTLRRKQRRLVRDNPGVLGALVKGANLAISECQHQFRNRRWNCSTRNFSRGKNLFGKIVDRGCRETSFIYAITSAAVTHSIARACSEGTIESCTCDYSHQSRSPQANHQAGSVAGVRDWEWGGCSDNIGFGFKFSREFVDTGERGRNLREKMNLHNNEAGRAHVQAEMRQECKCHGMSGSCTVKTCWMRLANFRVIGDNLKARFDGATRVQVSNSLRASNVLPGLSPNAAGSSSVGSNGLILPQSVVYGEEEERMLNDHMPDMLLENSHPNNKIHHPNMPSPNSLPQGGQRARNGRRQGRKHNRYHFQLNPHNPEHKPPGSKDLVYLEPSPSFCEKNLRHGILGTHGRQCNETSLGVDGCGLMCCGRGYRRDEVVVVERCACTFHWCCEVKCKLCRTKKVIYTCL; encoded by the exons ATGGATATCAGCTATATCTTCGTGATCTGCCTGATGGCCCTgtgcagcggcggcagcggcttCAGCCCCGTCGAGGGCAAACAGAAATCCGGCAGAGGCCGGGGCTCCATGTGGTG GGGCATTGCCAAGGTCGGCGAACCCAACAATATAACGCCCATCATGTACATGGATCCGGCCATCCACTCCACGCTGAGGAGAAAACAGCGTCGCTTGGTCCGGGATAATCCTGGTGTATTGGGAGCCTTGGTCAAGGGCGCCAATCTGGCCATAAGCGAGTGCCAGCATCAGTTCCGGAATCGTCGCTGGAACTGCTCCACGAGAAACTTTTCGCGAGGCAAAAATCTATTTGGAAAAATTGTGGATCGAG GCTGCCGCGAGACCAGCTTCATCTATGCCATCACCAGTGCAGCGGTGACCCACTCGATTGCCAGGGCCTGCAGCGAGGGTACCATTGAGTCCTGCACCTGCGACTATAGCCACCAGTCACGATCCCCGCAAGCCAACCATCAGGCGGGCAGTGTGGCTGGCGTACGGGACTGGGAATGGGGCGGCTGCTCCGACAACATTGGATTTGGATTCAAGTTCTCCCGGGAATTCGTTGATACTGGCGAGCGGGGTCGCAATCTGCGCGAAAAGATGAATCTGCACAACAATGAAGCGGGAAGAGCG CACGTCCAGGCTGAGATGCGTCAGGAGTGCAAATGCCACGGCATGTCCGGCTCTTGTACGGTGAAAACCTGCTGGATGCGACTGGCCAACTTCCGGGTGATCGGTGACAATCTCAAGGCCCGCTTCGATGGGGCCACCCGCGTCCAAGTTAGCAACAGCCTGCGAGCCAGCAATGTCCTGCCTGGCCTCAGTCCGAATGCCGCCGGTTCCAGTTCCGTGGGCTCCAATGGCCTGATCTTACCCCAGTCGGTGGTCTatggcgaggaggaggagcgcaTGCTCAACGATCACATGCCGGACATGCTGCTGGAGAACAGTCATCCGAACAACAAGATTCATCATCCAAACATGCCATCGCCAAACAGTCTGCCGCAGGGCGGTCAGAGGGCCAGAAATGGACGACGACAGGGTCGCAAGCATAATAG ATATCACTTCCAACTGAATCCCCACAATCCCGAACACAAGCCACCTGGCTCCAAGGACCTGGTCTACCTGGAGCCCTCGCCCAGCTTCTGCGAGAAGAATCTGCGACACGGCATCCTGGGCACCCATGGCCGGCAGTGCAACGAGACCTCCTTGGGCGTCGATGGCTGCGGCCTCATGTGCTGCGGGCGTGGCTATCGGCGGGacgaggtggtggtggtggagcgTTGCGCCTGCACCTTCCACTGGTGCTGCGAGGTCAAGTGCAAGCTGTGTCGAACCAAGAAGGTCATCTACACGTGTCTATAA